A single window of Martelella sp. NC20 DNA harbors:
- a CDS encoding fructosamine kinase family protein yields MNERETHTARLLGVESVTLTHFSSGDLSALMRAVTATGESYIVKTGPAPSLEAEMLRLIAATGAPAPDVIAADDTLLIMEEVEGRSGFSGAEADLARVLTALHHPNDRLYGFGEDYAFGRVVIRNDETPSWVAFWRDHRLLNNLAELPAPLARRVERLAAALGDIIPDTPPPALLHGDLWSGNVMASGRRVTALIDPACYYGDREVDLAMAELFGHLDGRFYAHYGALDPGFEERRAVYSLWPALVHLRLFGSGYRSMAEGFLTQAGH; encoded by the coding sequence ATGAATGAACGCGAAACCCATACCGCCCGCCTGCTCGGCGTCGAAAGCGTCACGCTCACGCATTTTTCAAGCGGCGACCTTTCCGCGCTGATGCGCGCCGTAACCGCGACGGGAGAGAGCTACATCGTCAAGACCGGCCCGGCACCATCGCTGGAGGCTGAAATGCTGCGCCTGATCGCGGCGACCGGCGCGCCGGCGCCAGACGTGATCGCCGCCGACGATACCCTGCTCATCATGGAGGAAGTTGAAGGCCGCAGCGGATTTTCGGGCGCGGAAGCCGATCTGGCGCGCGTCCTGACAGCTCTGCACCATCCGAACGACAGGCTTTATGGCTTCGGCGAGGATTACGCTTTCGGCAGGGTTGTCATCCGCAATGACGAAACCCCGTCATGGGTCGCCTTCTGGCGCGACCACCGCCTGCTCAACAATCTCGCCGAACTGCCGGCTCCGCTCGCACGTCGGGTCGAACGCCTCGCCGCCGCACTGGGCGACATCATTCCCGACACCCCGCCGCCCGCCCTGCTCCACGGTGATCTCTGGTCGGGCAATGTCATGGCGTCGGGCCGGCGCGTGACGGCCCTGATCGATCCTGCCTGCTACTATGGCGATCGCGAGGTCGATCTGGCGATGGCCGAACTGTTCGGCCATCTCGACGGCCGGTTTTACGCGCATTATGGCGCGCTCGATCCGGGTTTTGAGGAGCGGCGCGCCGTCTACAGTCTCTGGCCCGCGCTGGTGCATCTCAGGCTCTTCGGTTCGGGCTACAGATCGATGGCGGAAGGTTTTCTGACGCAGGCAGGCCATTGA
- a CDS encoding Gfo/Idh/MocA family protein: MTRKLKVAVVGLGVGQTHIRRGYLPNPERFEVAAICDIDAERLRSVGDQFGVERRETDYLEVLGLEDIDVIDVCTPPGTHKPLMLAALKAGKHVICEKPLVGSLADIDELLDAETRSSGHVMPIMQYRYNDGAQKAKHLITTGIAGKPYVATCEVHWLRDASYYNHDWRRHWSDALGGVLMNHAIHANDLMFYLLGPVRSLFARIATRVNSGIEVEDCASVSVELHCGALATTSATLGSVEPMSRMRLCFENMIIETDSRPDFTAEDAPWRFIPANEETRRRIDEALAEFAPPPTGFAGQMQDFHKAICTKTPLPLTLADARHSLDFATAAYWSAKTYSAVALPVMADHAFYNGWQNAI, encoded by the coding sequence ATGACGAGAAAACTCAAAGTCGCCGTTGTCGGCCTGGGCGTCGGCCAAACGCACATCAGACGCGGTTACCTGCCCAACCCGGAGCGCTTCGAAGTCGCCGCCATCTGCGATATCGACGCCGAGCGCCTGCGGTCGGTCGGCGATCAGTTCGGCGTCGAGCGGCGCGAGACCGACTATCTCGAGGTCCTCGGCCTGGAGGATATCGACGTGATCGATGTCTGCACCCCGCCCGGCACCCACAAACCCCTGATGCTCGCGGCCCTCAAGGCCGGAAAACATGTGATCTGCGAAAAGCCGCTGGTCGGTTCGCTTGCCGATATCGATGAACTGCTCGATGCCGAGACGCGCTCCAGCGGCCATGTCATGCCGATCATGCAGTATCGCTACAATGACGGCGCGCAGAAAGCCAAGCACCTGATCACCACCGGCATTGCCGGCAAGCCCTATGTCGCGACCTGCGAGGTCCACTGGCTGCGCGATGCAAGCTATTACAATCACGACTGGCGCCGGCACTGGTCCGATGCGCTCGGCGGCGTACTGATGAACCACGCCATCCACGCCAACGATCTGATGTTCTACCTGCTCGGCCCGGTGCGATCACTGTTTGCCCGCATCGCCACCCGGGTCAACAGCGGCATCGAGGTCGAGGACTGCGCCAGCGTCAGCGTCGAACTGCATTGTGGCGCGCTCGCCACCACATCCGCGACGCTCGGCTCGGTGGAGCCGATGAGCCGCATGCGTCTGTGCTTCGAGAACATGATCATAGAGACCGACAGCCGACCCGATTTCACAGCCGAGGACGCGCCCTGGCGCTTTATTCCGGCCAATGAGGAAACCAGACGGCGGATCGACGAGGCATTGGCCGAATTCGCTCCACCGCCCACGGGCTTTGCCGGGCAGATGCAGGATTTCCACAAGGCGATCTGCACCAAGACGCCGCTGCCGCTGACCCTTGCCGATGCCCGCCACAGCCTCGATTTCGCCACCGCCGCCTATTGGTCGGCCAAGACCTACAGCGCGGTTGCCCTGCCCGTGATGGCGGACCATGCTTTCTACAACGGCTGGCAGAACGCAATCTGA
- a CDS encoding entericidin domain-containing protein, which translates to MFKGKVILASILFAVGSLLASCGNTIEGMGQDTANAIDATQNAGQSIDSAASY; encoded by the coding sequence ATGTTTAAGGGTAAGGTCATCCTCGCTTCCATTCTGTTTGCAGTGGGCAGTCTGCTTGCCTCTTGCGGCAACACCATCGAGGGCATGGGACAGGATACGGCAAACGCGATCGACGCGACACAGAATGCCGGCCAGTCGATCGACAGCGCTGCAAGTTATTAA
- a CDS encoding exopolysaccharide biosynthesis protein, which produces MNEHPEDSDKLSAILARLQPGPDGRVSLDQLDGVLAERSFGAFLVLFAIPNLIPLPPGATLVLGLPLILVSWQMMASRRKRVWLPERIAQYSMDGARFLALLERILPWLRWIESAVRPRFWFLKTRRSERLLGAFAFLLSLVVFMPIPFGNWLPAFALAVIGLSDTERDGYGLIIGIITGVISILLAGLVVVAAGALIALLF; this is translated from the coding sequence TTGAACGAACATCCGGAAGACAGTGACAAGCTCTCCGCCATTCTCGCCCGCCTGCAGCCGGGACCGGACGGGCGGGTCAGCCTCGATCAGCTTGACGGCGTACTGGCGGAACGATCCTTCGGGGCGTTTCTGGTGCTGTTTGCCATCCCCAACCTGATCCCCCTGCCGCCGGGGGCGACGCTGGTGCTCGGCCTACCGCTGATCCTCGTCAGCTGGCAGATGATGGCATCGCGCCGCAAGCGCGTCTGGCTGCCGGAGCGGATCGCGCAATACTCGATGGATGGCGCGCGCTTCCTGGCGCTCCTGGAGCGGATATTGCCCTGGCTGCGCTGGATCGAAAGCGCCGTCCGTCCGCGTTTCTGGTTTCTGAAGACCCGGCGGTCGGAACGCCTCCTCGGGGCCTTCGCCTTTCTGCTGTCGCTGGTGGTGTTCATGCCGATCCCGTTCGGCAACTGGCTCCCCGCCTTTGCGTTGGCGGTGATCGGGCTGTCGGATACCGAGCGGGACGGCTATGGCCTGATCATCGGCATCATTACCGGCGTGATCTCGATCCTGCTCGCGGGCCTGGTCGTGGTCGCGGCGGGCGCATTGATCGCCCTGCTTTTCTAA
- a CDS encoding LysR family transcriptional regulator, which yields MTLSLQTPLPVLDNDILRTFVAIAETGSFSGAAERVFRTPSAVSMQIKRLEELVGVSLFVRDSRSVRLTRSGETLLAYARRMLALSNEAMSRFRHPDMHGVVRLGATDDIGERILPTVLKRFAEAFPSVMVDVTIDNSIGLSQRMREQRLDLTLLNSGDLPGKDEDGELIMRERLVWVGAKCGTAYLKEPLPVSMWEQTCCWRHEAVRKLAEVGRPYRVAYLSATTMVQRAAVLSDLAVAPIAAYYVTDDMEVLGPDKGLPELGHYDIRLRFSDQRGELIDAVADAIRHALQPAQLASRVA from the coding sequence ATGACCCTCAGCCTGCAAACGCCCCTGCCGGTTCTTGACAATGATATCCTGCGCACCTTCGTCGCGATCGCCGAAACCGGAAGTTTCTCCGGGGCCGCCGAACGGGTGTTCAGAACGCCGTCGGCTGTGTCTATGCAGATCAAGCGGTTGGAAGAACTCGTCGGCGTTTCGCTGTTCGTGCGCGATTCCCGTTCCGTCCGTCTTACCCGCAGCGGGGAGACGCTGCTGGCCTATGCCCGGCGCATGCTGGCGCTTTCCAATGAGGCGATGTCGCGTTTCCGCCATCCCGATATGCACGGCGTGGTGCGGCTCGGCGCGACCGACGATATCGGTGAGCGTATTTTGCCGACGGTGCTCAAACGCTTTGCCGAGGCATTTCCGAGCGTGATGGTGGACGTCACGATCGACAACTCGATCGGCCTTTCGCAGCGCATGCGCGAGCAGCGCCTCGATCTCACCTTGCTGAACTCGGGCGACCTGCCGGGCAAAGATGAGGACGGCGAACTGATCATGCGCGAGAGGCTGGTCTGGGTCGGCGCGAAATGCGGCACGGCCTATCTCAAGGAGCCGCTGCCGGTGTCGATGTGGGAGCAGACCTGCTGCTGGCGTCACGAGGCGGTGCGCAAGCTTGCCGAGGTCGGCCGGCCCTATCGCGTCGCCTATCTGAGCGCGACCACCATGGTTCAGCGCGCGGCGGTGCTTTCCGATCTCGCCGTGGCGCCGATCGCCGCCTATTACGTCACCGACGACATGGAAGTGCTGGGGCCCGACAAGGGGCTTCCCGAACTCGGGCATTACGACATCCGGCTGAGGTTTTCGGATCAGCGCGGCGAACTGATCGATGCTGTTGCCGATGCGATCCGCCACGCCCTGCAGCCGGCACAGCTTGCCAGCCGGGTTGCCTGA
- a CDS encoding GlxA family transcriptional regulator: protein MVRSFVFYLVPQFSLLPFTSAVEVLRIANRMLGYEAYRWRIASDSGLKVCSSSGIAIEADTSLADERRALMGEKRPDLVLVCSGIDVEDYYNKSFEAWLRELNNRGCGIGAMCTGTHLLARAGLLKGRRCAIHWENMPGFTETWPEIEAHADLFVIDRNIYTSAGGTASLDMILHLIGREFGEGLVNAICEQALTDRVRLSSERQRLPLRARLGVQNGKVLQIIELMEANLAEPLSLIEIADAVGLSRRQIERLYRQEMGRSPARYYLEIRLDRARRLLAQSTMPIVDVAVACGFVSASHFSKCYREIYQCSPQQERAQRRQARMSVREAAIGLAV from the coding sequence ATGGTAAGATCGTTCGTCTTTTATCTCGTTCCGCAATTTTCACTGCTGCCGTTTACCAGCGCAGTCGAGGTGCTGCGCATCGCCAACAGGATGCTCGGCTACGAGGCCTATCGCTGGCGGATCGCCTCGGACAGCGGGCTGAAGGTCTGTTCCTCGAGCGGCATCGCCATCGAAGCGGATACCTCGCTTGCCGACGAGCGCCGCGCGCTGATGGGCGAGAAGCGGCCGGATCTGGTGCTGGTCTGTTCCGGCATCGACGTCGAGGACTATTACAACAAATCCTTCGAGGCCTGGCTGCGCGAGCTCAACAATCGCGGCTGCGGCATCGGCGCGATGTGCACCGGCACCCACCTTCTGGCCCGCGCGGGCCTGCTGAAAGGCCGCCGCTGCGCGATCCACTGGGAAAACATGCCGGGCTTTACCGAGACCTGGCCGGAAATCGAGGCGCATGCCGATCTGTTCGTGATCGACCGCAACATCTATACGTCCGCCGGCGGCACCGCCTCGCTCGACATGATCCTGCATCTCATCGGCCGGGAATTCGGCGAGGGGCTGGTCAACGCGATCTGCGAGCAGGCGCTGACCGACCGGGTGCGCCTGTCATCCGAACGCCAGCGCCTGCCGCTGCGTGCCCGTCTCGGCGTCCAGAACGGCAAGGTGCTGCAGATCATCGAGTTGATGGAGGCAAATCTTGCCGAACCGCTGTCGCTGATCGAGATCGCCGACGCGGTCGGGCTGTCGCGCCGCCAGATCGAGCGGTTGTACCGCCAGGAAATGGGGCGCTCGCCGGCGCGCTACTACCTTGAAATCCGGCTCGACCGCGCCCGCCGTCTTCTGGCGCAATCGACCATGCCGATCGTGGACGTTGCGGTTGCATGCGGTTTCGTCTCGGCCTCGCATTTTTCCAAATGCTACCGCGAGATCTACCAGTGTTCCCCCCAGCAGGAACGCGCCCAGCGCCGCCAGGCCCGCATGTCGGTGCGCGAAGCCGCGATTGGGCTGGCGGTCTGA
- a CDS encoding 50S ribosomal protein L11 methyltransferase, translating to MSQIRLYVTTSEAGAGRVLDALSAAIGEEPYALATMEIDEKADRWEASVYLEADEEEALRAIFADALKAVYDESGPAIEKEVIADIDWIAKSLEGLKPVRAGRFLVHGSHDRHHRRAGDIAIEIEAGQAFGTGHHGTTSGCLEMIDTVLKAEWPRSALDLGTGTGVLAMAVRKLRPIPILATDIDPVAVAVARDNARANGIVSGIDFVTAPGFHHAAFAAYAPFDLIIANILARPLMRLAPGVKRNLAPGGAVILSGILAEQRWKVLSAYRTQGMRHERTYWRNGWVTLLLRG from the coding sequence GTGAGCCAGATCAGACTTTACGTCACCACCAGTGAAGCCGGCGCGGGGCGGGTGCTCGACGCGCTTTCCGCAGCAATCGGCGAGGAGCCCTATGCGCTGGCGACCATGGAAATCGACGAGAAGGCCGATCGCTGGGAAGCTTCGGTCTATCTCGAAGCCGATGAGGAAGAGGCGCTGAGGGCGATCTTCGCGGATGCGCTGAAGGCCGTTTATGACGAGAGCGGCCCGGCGATCGAGAAGGAAGTGATCGCGGACATCGACTGGATCGCGAAATCGCTGGAAGGGCTGAAGCCGGTGCGCGCCGGTCGCTTTCTGGTTCACGGTTCGCATGATCGCCATCATCGCCGCGCCGGCGATATCGCCATCGAAATCGAGGCGGGGCAGGCGTTCGGAACCGGTCATCACGGCACCACCAGCGGCTGCCTCGAAATGATCGATACCGTGCTGAAGGCCGAATGGCCACGAAGCGCGCTCGATCTTGGCACGGGCACGGGCGTTTTGGCGATGGCGGTGCGCAAACTGCGCCCGATCCCGATACTGGCGACCGATATCGATCCTGTCGCCGTCGCCGTGGCGCGCGACAATGCGCGCGCGAACGGCATCGTCTCCGGCATCGATTTCGTCACCGCGCCCGGCTTTCACCATGCGGCGTTCGCCGCGTACGCGCCTTTCGACCTGATCATCGCCAATATTCTCGCCCGTCCGCTGATGAGGCTCGCGCCGGGCGTGAAGCGCAATCTTGCGCCGGGCGGGGCGGTCATCCTCTCCGGCATTCTGGCCGAACAGCGCTGGAAGGTGCTTTCCGCCTATCGCACCCAGGGCATGCGCCACGAGCGCACCTATTGGCGCAACGGCTGGGTGACGCTGCTGCTCAGGGGGTAG
- a CDS encoding SCO family protein gives MKTFRRVLWASVAVICAVLIWLVYEIGETNEEMMNIPFGPSFQLTAGDGEPITEQALRDKPTAIFFGFTHCPEVCPTTLYELNGWLHQVDPDGDRINAYWISVDPERDTPETMELYLSNVSDRIGAISGDPDKVRAALDKFGIYYEKVPLDPDQPDGDYTMNHNASVFLLDDGGVLKGTIAYGEAPDVAVQKLENLIN, from the coding sequence ATGAAAACCTTTCGTCGTGTGCTCTGGGCTTCCGTCGCTGTCATTTGCGCGGTGCTGATCTGGCTGGTCTATGAAATTGGCGAGACCAATGAGGAGATGATGAACATCCCCTTCGGCCCCTCGTTCCAGCTTACCGCCGGCGATGGCGAGCCGATCACCGAACAGGCGTTGCGCGACAAGCCGACCGCGATCTTCTTCGGCTTCACCCATTGCCCGGAAGTGTGCCCGACCACGCTTTACGAACTGAACGGATGGCTGCATCAGGTCGATCCCGACGGCGACCGGATCAACGCCTACTGGATATCGGTGGACCCGGAGCGCGATACGCCGGAAACCATGGAACTCTACCTTTCCAACGTTTCCGACCGGATCGGGGCGATTTCCGGCGATCCCGACAAGGTGCGCGCGGCGCTCGACAAGTTCGGCATCTATTATGAAAAAGTGCCGCTCGATCCCGATCAGCCGGACGGCGACTACACGATGAACCACAATGCCTCGGTGTTTCTGCTCGATGATGGCGGTGTACTGAAGGGCACGATCGCCTATGGCGAAGCCCCCGATGTCGCGGTCCAGAAGCTCGAAAACCTGATCAACTGA
- a CDS encoding GFA family protein — MRLEASCQCGKVSYSVESRTPYPYMRCYCSICRKHAGGGGYAINLGADADTLAVTGGEHKRFYHARMHDGESHGERHFCGNCGSALYLYDARWPELVHPIAAAVDTSLPHPPEIVHIMLDSKANWVDVPEGPGHVHFGGYPELSIEDWHRRHGLLEE, encoded by the coding sequence ATGAGACTTGAAGCGAGCTGTCAGTGCGGCAAGGTTTCCTATTCGGTCGAAAGCCGTACGCCATACCCCTATATGCGCTGCTATTGCAGCATCTGCCGCAAGCACGCCGGTGGCGGCGGCTACGCCATCAACCTCGGCGCCGACGCCGATACGCTGGCGGTGACGGGCGGCGAGCACAAGCGTTTCTATCACGCCCGCATGCATGACGGCGAAAGCCACGGCGAGCGGCATTTCTGCGGCAATTGCGGCAGCGCGCTCTACCTCTATGACGCGCGCTGGCCGGAACTGGTGCATCCAATTGCCGCAGCGGTCGACACCTCCTTGCCGCATCCGCCGGAAATCGTGCATATCATGCTCGACTCGAAGGCCAACTGGGTGGACGTGCCGGAAGGCCCGGGCCACGTCCATTTCGGCGGCTATCCGGAACTCTCGATCGAGGACTGGCATCGCAGGCACGGTCTTCTGGAGGAATAG
- a CDS encoding CreA family protein — protein sequence MKRFGVALCAGLFMAGLAQAEQVGEVGVDWVGNDILIEALHDPEVEGVTCHIAYFDRSIIDRLSKGNWFEDPSNSSIACRQTGPIRIGEIDLDMNGEEVFREGRSLIFKQLVIKRIYDKANQTLIYLAHTREITEGSAKMSMSTVPLYGQDIVWENGAPQ from the coding sequence ATGAAGCGGTTTGGCGTTGCCCTTTGTGCGGGTCTGTTTATGGCGGGTCTTGCGCAGGCGGAACAGGTCGGCGAGGTCGGGGTCGACTGGGTCGGCAACGATATTCTCATCGAAGCCTTGCATGACCCTGAAGTCGAGGGCGTGACCTGCCACATCGCCTATTTCGACCGTTCGATCATCGACCGGCTGTCGAAGGGCAACTGGTTCGAAGATCCGTCGAATTCCTCCATCGCCTGCCGTCAGACCGGGCCTATCAGGATCGGCGAAATCGATCTCGACATGAATGGCGAGGAGGTCTTCCGGGAAGGGCGCTCGCTGATCTTCAAGCAACTCGTCATCAAGCGCATCTATGACAAGGCGAACCAGACCCTGATCTATCTCGCCCACACCCGCGAGATCACCGAGGGCTCGGCCAAGATGTCGATGTCGACCGTGCCGCTTTATGGCCAGGATATCGTGTGGGAGAATGGCGCGCCGCAATAA
- the ligA gene encoding NAD-dependent DNA ligase LigA: protein MAKKPVEELSRDEAEAELSHLAGEIARHDAAYHGKDAPEISDAEYDALKQRNDALEARFPDLIRADSPSRRVGSTPSEAFAPVVHAVPMLSLGNVFSDEDVQDFIASVYRFLGQMPDGSIAFTAEPKIDGLSMSLRYEDSVLVSGATRGDGATGENVTANVRTIDEIPNRLPKGAPAVVEVRGEIYMAKSDFAALNAALAEDGKPTYVNPRNTASGSLRQLDPKVTARRKLKFFAYAWGEMSDMPADTQMGMVETFEKWGFPVNPLMRRLSSVDDLIDHYREIGVQRGDLDYDIDGVVYKVDRLDLQARLGFRSRSPRWATAHKFPAEQAITRLLNIDIQVGRTGALTPVARLEPITVGGVVVTNATLHNEDYIAGKGSNGELIREGRDIRIGDYVIVQRAGDVIPQIVDIVADKRPDDAEPYQFPDQCPVCGAHAVRDINEKTGKLDAVRRCTAGFSCRAQAVEHLKHFVSRNAFDIEGLGVKQVDFFFEHDDPAIAIRTAPDIFTLERRQAAALTKLENFNGFGKTSVANLYQSINERRQIALNRFIFALGIRHVGETTAKLLARSYGSYASFEKAMREAASGAGEAWDDLNNIDGIGVVVARALAEFFAEEKNTDVIARLLEEVTPEDDQQRIDTSSPVAGKTVVFTGTLEKMTRDEAKARAESLGAKVSGSVSKKTDIVVAGPGAGSKLKKAEELGVQTMDEDEWLALIGG, encoded by the coding sequence ATGGCGAAGAAACCGGTCGAGGAACTGTCCCGCGATGAGGCTGAGGCGGAGCTTTCGCATCTCGCCGGGGAAATTGCCCGCCACGACGCTGCCTATCACGGCAAGGATGCGCCGGAGATCAGCGACGCCGAATATGACGCGCTGAAGCAACGCAATGATGCGCTGGAAGCGCGGTTTCCCGACCTGATTCGCGCCGACAGCCCGTCCCGCCGGGTCGGATCGACGCCGTCGGAGGCGTTTGCGCCGGTGGTTCATGCCGTGCCGATGCTTTCGCTGGGCAATGTGTTCTCCGACGAGGATGTGCAGGATTTCATCGCCTCGGTCTATCGCTTCCTGGGGCAGATGCCGGACGGCTCGATCGCCTTTACCGCCGAGCCGAAGATCGACGGGCTGTCGATGTCGCTGCGCTACGAGGACAGCGTGCTTGTGTCCGGGGCCACGCGCGGCGACGGGGCGACAGGCGAGAACGTCACCGCCAATGTCCGCACCATCGACGAGATCCCGAACCGGTTACCGAAGGGCGCGCCGGCTGTCGTCGAGGTTCGCGGCGAAATCTATATGGCCAAGAGCGATTTTGCAGCGCTCAACGCAGCGCTGGCCGAGGACGGCAAGCCGACCTATGTCAACCCGCGCAACACCGCCTCCGGCTCGCTGCGCCAGCTCGACCCCAAGGTGACGGCGAGGCGCAAGCTGAAATTCTTCGCCTATGCATGGGGCGAAATGTCGGACATGCCGGCCGATACCCAGATGGGCATGGTCGAGACGTTCGAGAAATGGGGCTTTCCTGTCAATCCGCTGATGCGGCGGCTTTCATCGGTGGATGATCTCATCGATCACTACCGCGAGATCGGCGTTCAACGCGGCGATCTCGATTACGATATCGACGGCGTCGTCTACAAGGTCGACCGGCTCGACCTCCAGGCAAGGCTCGGCTTTCGCTCGCGCTCGCCGCGCTGGGCGACGGCGCATAAATTCCCGGCCGAACAGGCGATCACAAGGCTTCTCAACATCGATATCCAGGTCGGTCGCACCGGGGCCCTGACGCCGGTCGCGCGGCTGGAGCCGATCACGGTCGGCGGCGTGGTGGTGACCAATGCGACGCTTCACAACGAGGACTACATCGCCGGCAAGGGCTCCAATGGAGAACTGATCCGCGAGGGGCGCGATATCCGGATCGGCGACTATGTCATCGTCCAGCGCGCCGGCGACGTCATTCCCCAGATCGTCGATATCGTGGCCGACAAGCGACCCGATGATGCCGAACCCTATCAATTTCCCGATCAATGCCCGGTCTGCGGCGCTCATGCGGTGCGCGATATCAACGAGAAGACCGGCAAGCTCGACGCGGTGCGGCGCTGCACGGCCGGGTTCTCCTGCCGGGCGCAGGCGGTCGAGCACCTGAAGCATTTCGTCTCGCGCAACGCCTTCGATATCGAGGGGCTCGGCGTGAAGCAGGTCGATTTTTTCTTCGAGCATGATGACCCGGCGATCGCGATCCGCACCGCGCCTGATATCTTCACGCTGGAGCGGAGGCAGGCCGCCGCCCTGACGAAACTTGAAAATTTCAACGGCTTCGGAAAGACCTCGGTCGCCAATCTCTACCAGTCGATCAACGAGCGGCGCCAGATCGCGCTCAACCGCTTCATCTTCGCGCTCGGCATCCGCCATGTCGGGGAAACCACGGCAAAGCTTCTGGCGCGCTCCTACGGCTCTTATGCGTCCTTCGAAAAGGCGATGCGGGAGGCGGCGAGCGGGGCGGGCGAGGCCTGGGACGACCTCAACAATATCGACGGCATCGGCGTCGTCGTCGCCCGGGCGCTTGCCGAGTTCTTCGCCGAGGAGAAAAATACCGACGTCATCGCCCGTCTTCTGGAGGAAGTGACCCCGGAAGACGACCAGCAGCGTATCGATACGTCGAGCCCGGTCGCCGGCAAGACCGTTGTGTTCACCGGCACGCTCGAAAAAATGACGCGGGATGAGGCCAAGGCCAGGGCGGAAAGCCTCGGCGCCAAGGTCTCCGGCTCGGTCTCGAAGAAGACCGATATCGTGGTCGCCGGGCCCGGCGCCGGGTCCAAGCTGAAGAAGGCCGAGGAGCTTGGCGTTCAGACCATGGACGAGGATGAGTGGCTGGCGCTGATCGGCGGATGA
- a CDS encoding endonuclease/exonuclease/phosphatase family protein produces the protein MSPMKSPLANALLRSFRENGKRPDEAVPIAGAGLRVATYNVHKCVGVDGRFDPDRTFEVIREIGADLIALQEADTRFGERTGLLDLKRIEAETGLVAVPAEASVRAHGWHGNVLLFRDGAVRDIHREKLPGLEPRGALLTEIELKNGITLRVVAVHLGLFRASRRQQADHILGLLGNRAETPTLIMGDMNEWRLGNGSALRRFEDSFGALPPARASFPARWPVLALDRIIANRDNLVADLAAHDSLLARVASDHLPLTALLDTGVLSGEPDATTVARASG, from the coding sequence ATGAGCCCGATGAAATCTCCGCTTGCCAATGCCTTGCTGCGCTCCTTCCGTGAAAACGGAAAACGCCCGGACGAGGCCGTGCCGATCGCAGGCGCGGGGCTCAGGGTCGCGACCTACAATGTCCATAAATGCGTCGGCGTCGACGGCCGTTTCGATCCCGACCGCACCTTCGAGGTGATCCGCGAGATCGGCGCCGATCTGATCGCCCTTCAGGAGGCCGACACCCGTTTCGGTGAGCGCACCGGGCTTCTGGACCTCAAGCGTATCGAGGCCGAGACCGGGCTGGTCGCCGTGCCGGCGGAGGCGAGCGTGCGCGCCCATGGCTGGCACGGCAATGTGCTGTTGTTCCGCGATGGCGCGGTGCGCGACATTCACCGCGAGAAGCTGCCGGGACTGGAGCCGCGCGGCGCGCTGCTGACCGAAATCGAACTCAAGAACGGCATCACTCTGCGTGTGGTCGCCGTTCATCTCGGTCTGTTCCGGGCCTCGCGCCGACAGCAGGCCGATCACATTCTCGGCCTGCTCGGCAATCGCGCGGAAACGCCGACGCTGATCATGGGCGACATGAATGAGTGGCGGCTCGGCAATGGTTCGGCGCTGCGCCGGTTCGAGGACAGCTTCGGCGCGCTGCCGCCGGCCAGGGCGAGCTTTCCGGCGCGCTGGCCGGTTCTGGCCCTCGACCGCATCATCGCCAATCGCGACAATCTGGTGGCCGACCTCGCCGCCCATGATTCGCTGCTCGCCCGCGTCGCGTCCGACCACCTGCCGCTGACGGCGCTGCTCGATACCGGGGTCTTGAGCGGTGAGCCCGATGCGACGACGGTGGCGCGGGCTTCTGGGTGA